A segment of the Fusobacterium ulcerans genome:
CACCCCTCAGCTTTAAATTGCTCATAATGTTCTGCCAGATCCTCAAGCTCTGTAGGACATACAAATGTAAAGTCTGCTGGATAAAATACTACAGCTGCCCATTTCCCCTTCATAGATTCATTAGTTATTTCTTTAAAGTCTCCCATATGGTAGGCCATTGTTTTAAATTCTGATACTTTTTTTCCAATTAACGACATAATATTATTCCTCCTTAATTAATTTGAATTACTTTATTTTGTAATAACTTTTAATTTGCAATTATTATATTTTGATTATATAATTAATTACTTGCTATGTCAAGAATTATTTTTCAGTATTTTCTTGTTTTTATTTTCTACTTATATTAAAATCTATATGTAGAGGTATTTTTATTCAAAAAAAATTAGAAAAAAGAAAGGAGAAAAATGTTACTTAAATGCAGAGACAAAGAGATTGAACTTGGAAAGAGAACTTTAATAATGGGAATACTTAATGTAACACCAGATTCTTTTTCAGATGGAGGAAAGTACAATAATATAGAGATAGCTGTAAAACAGGCTGAAAAATTAATAAAAGATGGGGCAGATATAATAGACATTGGAGGAGAATCAACAAGACCAGGGCATGAGCAGATATCTGAGGAAGAAGAAATAGCAAGGGTAGTTCCAGTGATAGAAAGAATAAGCAAAGAACTTGATACAATAATTTCCATAGATACATACAAGTATAAAGTGGCAGAAGCAGCATTAAAAGCTGGGGCACATATAGTCAATGATATATGGGGATTGCAGTATGATAAGGGAGAAATGGCTGAGCTAGTAAAAAAATATGATGTTCCCCTTGTAGCTATGCACAATCAAAATAATAAAATATATGAAAAAGATATAATTTTAAGTATGAGAAAATTTTTTAAGAGAACATATGAAATAGCAGATAAGTATGAGATAGACAGAGAGAAAATAATACTTGATCCAGGAATAGGATTTGGAAAGGATATAGAGCTTAATCTGGAAGTATTAAGCAGAATGGAAGAATTAAGAGATTTAGGAAGAATACTTTTAGGAACTTCAAGAAAGAGATTTATAGGAACAATATTAAATGATGCTCCTGTAGATCAGAGAGTGGAAGGAACTGTTGCTACAACTGTAATAGGAATAGAAAAAGGTGCAGATATAGTGAGAGTCCATGATGTTCTTGAGAATAAAAGAGCTGCTATGGTAGCTGATAGAATTTTAAGGAGATAAAATAAATTTATAAATTAAAAAGAGTTTGTAGTTATTGAGATGTAAATGATTTCAAAATAATAAACTGCCTTTATAGAGAGAGATAAGATAATAAAAATTTCTCTACTATGTAAGGCAGTTTTTTATGTAGAATTATTTTACTTTTTTTACCATATCAAAAGAGCAAACTAAAGTTACAGAAATTTTAAAATCCTGAGTTACTGAAATAGGAATAGGAGCTTCACTTTTGCTTATTGATTCAGTGCTTTTAGCCTTCATATTGAAGTTTGCAATTCTGTTTTCAACTCTATTTACAGAAGCACCTTTATTTTCATAGACATTTCTAAGATCTCCAAGCTGGCTGTTTCCAGTTTTAGTAAGTATTTTAGCCTGATTAACAGCATCTTCCATGGCAATTTCATAAGCTTTTAGTTTTGCTTCTTTTTTAGTTTTTTCTGATACTCCATAAACTATATCACCAATATATCTTATATCAGTAGGTTCAATTTTTTTAAGAACTGCTCCAACATCTGTTGAAATATCAAATTTTACTTTTATTTCATGGTTAACACTTGCTGATTGAGATACCACTGATTTAGAAGCAGTATTAGAAGTGTATCTAGTTGTTGCTATATTTTCTGGTTTTACCCCAATTGAGATAAGATAATCTTTAAATTCTTTAATAGTTTTAGCATTCTCTTCAGAAGCCTTTATTTTGTTCTCTTTATCATTTCCAAATGCTACTGAACTTTCTTCAGTTTTAAGTCCAAAGTTCATTACAAAAAATTCTGGGTTTAGATTAACTGTTCCTTCTCCAATAATATCATTAAGTTTACCAATGATAACATATTCTCCTTTGTACTGCTCTTTTTCAATTTCATATCTTAATTTTTCTAATTGGTAAAGAGAATTATTATCTTCTCCATAAGCACTGAAGCTTAAAATAATTAACAATAAAAACCAACATTTCTTCAACATTAACTGCCCCCTTTATTCTATAATCAAATTGTCTTTTGTATCTTCCACATCTAGTAATATTTTGATATTATCTAAGAGGCATTTTCTTTTTTCTTCAAGAGTTTGGTAACGTGTGTATTCCAGAGAAAAATAGATTTTTTGAGATTTAACTTTTGATAAAAGTTCCATTACATCTCCAACATAGTATTCATCTTTTATTTCTTCCAATTCCAGAAAATTAAGATTAAAAAATTTTTCCAGTTCATAAAATATATTTTCCAATTCATGTTCCTGAAGATCTTTTTCTGATTTTAAAACTTTTTGCTGAATAAGTAAATTTTCTCTAAATCCATATTTAAAACTATATGACATAAGCATACCTCCAATCAGTACTTTATAAGAGTATACTTTGTTTTATAAGGTGCAGTCAATCTTATTTTTTCTTTAGAGTGATTTAGGGCTAAAATTGTGAGATAATTTTTTAGAAAATTAATTTATTTTTTTCCTGTTTTGTATGGATAAATGATAAGTTTTTTTGAAATATATTCTCCAATGTAGACTTGAGAAAGTTCAAAATCTGATTCTTTAAGCTTTTCAAACACCCATTCTTTATCTTTCTGGATTAATTCCAAAACGTCTTCATTTATCTGTCCATCAGCTATAAGGGGATATTTAATATTATCTTTTTCGTCAATTTGCACTATAGTAAATTGTCCATTTTGTTCAAGGACAACCCTTTTTAGACTGCTTATATGATATACTCCAGCAGAACGAAGTTTGAAAGTTAAATCATTAGCTGAAATGCCATACTTCATACATTCATCTGTAAGTATATTTCCATTTAGTATTAATGTTACAGGGCGTCCATCTAATAATCTTTTTGCATATCTGTTATGTATCTTTATAAATTTAAGTCCAAATATCAAAAGAGTCCAGATTATAAGAACCAGAAAAAATTCCAGAGTAGTAATGGAACGATTGTATATAACCCCTCCAATAATTCCGCCAAGAACATAGTTTTGTACCTGATCCATAGCAGATGTAGGGGCTAGATTCCCCTTACCCATTAGATTTATTTGAAAAGTCAGACATAGTATTCCTAATCCTAATTTAATAAAAACATCATAAAAAGAAATCATATTCATCTTCTCCTATTTATCAATTATCTCTATATTTAAATTTAAAAGTTTAACTTTATCCAATGAATAAAATTGAAAACTATTGTTGAAATTTACCCGATAATAGTCTTCATTCATTTTGATAATCATGCCATTATATAAATAAGTGCTGTTGGCTAATATTTTTTCAATAGGAATATTTTCCTCTTTGCTCAATTCTTTTAAAAAATAGACTGCTTGTGAAGTTTGAGCAGATACAGCTTTACTTCTGCTGTAATGAGTATATTCTATTCCAAGCATAAGAATAATACTCAATATTGAAATAATAATAAGGTCACGATATTTAGATGAAAGTCTGTTTTGTAAGTACTTTATTATTGTAAAGAAAAAGAATAGTAAAATAACAAACCCTATTAAATATTTAAAAATATTATTTATTTTAGATTGATTTTCAAAATACTGATATGTGTAAAACAGCATAAGCAGACTCCTTTAAAAATATTTATTGTATTTAAAAAATTTTACAAGAAATAAGAATCCTTTCCTTTAAAAATAAAACAGAAATAAAAACCCTAAATATGATATACTTAAAATAATTATACTGGAATAGAAGGGGGCAAATATGGAGATAAAAATTATTAAGGAAAAATTAGAAAAACTAATAAAGCTGGATAAAGATTTTTCTATTTTTGGTTCAAGTTCACATGAATATATAATAAATCCAAAGCTTACAGAGGAAGAGATACAAAACTTTGAAGAGAAAAATCAAATAACTTTGCCAGATGAATATAGAGAATATTTAAAAAATATAGGAAATGGAGGAGCAGGACCATTTTATGGACTCCTTGAATTAGAAGATAATGATAATAATTTAATGGATTTATCTATGGAATTTCCATACACATATGATAAACCTTTAAAATTGTTTGAAGTATATGAAACAATGGATGAGATGGATGATGAAAATGAAGAGGAACAGGAGCAATTTCTGAATGAAATATATGAAAAATCTGTAAGAGGAATTATTTTTCTGACACATGAAGGATGTGGAATGTATAGTGTCCTTGTTGTAAAAGGAGAAGAATATGGAAATGTATGGTATTTTGATTTTGCTAATGATGCTGGAGTTTATCCCTTAACAAGTGAAAAAACTGGAAAAAGTATGAGGTTTTTTGAATGGATGGAACTATGGATTGATAAATCTTTAGCTTGTGTAGAAAAGGGAGAAGAGGAACTCAAAGGATATGCATTTTATATAAAAGATATTGGGGAAGAATAATAAAAATGAGGATGGTTTTTAGTCATCCTCATTATTTATTTTATTAATTTTTAAGATTGACTTGCAGTGTCACTATTAACAGTTTTATCAAGAGTTTCTTCAGTTTTTTGAAGAGCTTTTTCTTTAAGTTCATCTAATTTTTTTGAAGCAGCATCCTTAGTTTCGTCAATTTTTTGATCAGCTTTATCAGTATTTTCTTTAACGACTGTTTTTGCATCTTCTACTTTTTGGTCAGCTTTGTTTTTTAATTCTTCAGCTTTTTGAGCAGCAGCATCCTTAGTTTCATCCACTTTTTGAGTAGCTTCATTTTTTAGAGATTCAACTTTTTCAGTAGCTTGAGCTTTTACCTCTTCAGCTGTTTTAGCAGCTTCAGTTTTTATTTCCTCTACTTTTTGAGCAGCAGCGTCTTTAGTTTCATCTACTTTTTGATTGATTTCTTCAGCTTTCTTATCCACAGCATCTTTAGTTTCATCTAATTTTTTATCAGCCTCTTCTTTAACCTCATCTACCTTTTTACCAGTTTCTGTTTTAACTTCTTCAACTTTTTGAGTAGTTTCTGATTTTGCACTTTCTATAGTTTTTTCACCACAACCTGTTAAAAGAACTGTAGTTAAAAGTGCTAATGTAAAAATTGATATTTTTTTCATGATTAATTCCTCCTTATTTTTGTATATATTACTATTACAAGTAGATTATTGTATTTCCTTTAAAAAATAGATCTTTTTATTAAAGAAAATGTTTTTTTATTTTGTAAGCATATTTGTTTAAAAATGTTTTTTTAAATTCCAAGAAATGAAATAAAATATTAGAAAGAAAAAAATAAAATAGAGCAAAAGTCAAAAATTATATCATAGAAAATATTCTCTAAAAAGGTAAAAATGACAAAAAATAGGAGTTTTTTTCTATGAAATATGGTATAATAAAAAACAATTAAGAAATATGAAATCTAAAAATAAATTAAATGTGATAAAACTTGGAGAGATAAAATGTTTAAAGAGATTTCTATTATAGGGAGAACAGCATATGGAATTTATGCTTTAGAAGAATATTTAAAAGAAGCAGGAGAAAATCTAGCTGAATGGGACGTTCTTTTTAAAAAACTGTGGTCTTTTCCAGAATTTGAGTATGTTGATGACTATTCATATATGTTTATTGAGTGTATTCCCCATTGTATACTTGAATTTGAAGATTTTTCATCTGGAGGAGAATGGGAATATTTTACAGAAGATGAGTTTAAAGTTTTACAAAGATTATATAAAAACAGTAAAAATATAGATGTAATAGAACAAGTAATGGATTGGTTAAGAGAGATGCTCAGTGTTCATTTGTATACAGCAAATATCCCTCCAGCACAAGAATCATTGAATATTATGAATGATAAAGTATATCCATTTTTAAAAGAAAAATTAAAAAATATTCCATCAATAGAGCCATTTAAAATATATTCTATTAAAGAAGAAAAATGTTGGGGAAGATTTTATTCCAAGGAAATTTTATTAAAGAAAATATAAATAAAAAAAAGTTTTATAGAAAGAAAAGGCAAGTTTCTGTAATAATGGATTTGAGAAAATAAATTTCCTAAAATAAAAATATATGCTAAAATAAAAACATTAATCAGTACTATTTATAATATTAAAATAATTAATTAATAAGTTAATATAAATATAATAAAGAATTAATCTAGAAAGGTTCTTGAAAGAAGGGGGATCATGAAGACTGAAAAAACTGAAAAAACCGTAAAAGCAACTAAAAAAAAGAAAGTGAAAAAGTATCGTTTTTTAGACAACAAATATGATAAGGAAGATTATGACTTTGTAAAAAAATATTTTGAAATATTGAAAAGTAAATACAAGAAAAATGGAAAAGTTATGATAGAGTTGTTGGAATTTTATGAGAAAAATGTAGCTGTCAAAAATAAAAATAAAAAAGAAGTGTGAGAATGAGGGTTCTTATCTAAAATTATAAAAGGAATGGTAATATATGGAAGATAAAGAGATGGTAAAAGCAGAAACTAAGCCTCAAGCTGCTGTTAAAGGAAAAGCTAAGAAAAAAACTTCAGCCAAAAGAAAGAAAAGGAAAAAAGCTAGTGAGGAAAAAATATATAGAGCAATTGGATGTCGCTTTACAGAAGAAGAATATAAATATGTAGAAAAAATGCTGATTAAACTGGAACCTATATATAAAACTAAAAATAAAATTTTATTGGAGCTTATGAAAGAATTTGTAAGCAGTCCTTTAAATGATGAAGTATTAAATAGAAATGGAAGAATATCTCTTGGAAAATGGGCAACAATATTTAGAAGTTGTGATATAAGAAGGGTATTGATAGTATATCTTCAATTAACAAGAAATCTTTATGCTGCACCTACTAGAAAATATACTAAATATTCTTTTATAGATTTTGAAATGCTGGATACAGATGGAAACAGAATTGGAATTATTGTCAGAAGTGATGATGCACCAGTAGAATTAGATGAAATTGATAATATGAAGAAAAAAATAAAAATGTTTTTATTTACAACTGATGAAAAAAAGAAAAATCTTGGAGATAGAGATATAGAACATATACCTTTAAAAAATGTTTTTGAAGTTATAGAAAAACATAAATTTCTTTTACCTTTTTCTATCGTGAGAAAATTTAAACGTATAGGAAATTTATAATCTAAAATATTTTTTATAAGAAATAAGGCGAGAATGATATAGATGTCCATCTCACCTTTTTTTTATTAAATTTATCTCATATTTGAAAAGTATTCTCTTATTATCTCCATAAGATAATCTGTCCCCCTCTCTCCCATAAATGGAAGATGTGTAGCTATTTGTGTTTTACTGGGATAAGGAAAACTTACACATACTTTGGTGTTGGAATTATCACAAATACCAATAGAAATTTCATCACCAAATACAAGCTGTCCTTTTATATTTTTAAGATCATTGATTTTATCTTTTTCTTTTTTGTAGGAAACTATATTTTCATTTTCTGTATCAATATTTTTTAAAGAATGGTTGCAGATTTTTTTATCTATTATGAAACCAAATTCTTTGCAAAAATTACTAAGTCCAATTATTATATCATAATCACCAATTATTGAAGCTGTAGGCTGTATTCTCATTCGAGTAGCCATCATCATTCTGGACATATCTCTGACATCTTTTATTTTTTCTTCAAGCTGTTTTTTAAAAGGAATATTAATTTCTTTGGATAATATTTCAGCCATCTCATTTATCCATTCTAATGTTCCAGTATATCCATAAGGACACTGGTATATATATGGTGTACCAAACTTTTCTTTCAATAATTTTGCTGCTGGAAGGGCCTCTTTTCTAAGGACGATATTTAAAGCTGCACC
Coding sequences within it:
- the folP gene encoding dihydropteroate synthase, producing the protein MLLKCRDKEIELGKRTLIMGILNVTPDSFSDGGKYNNIEIAVKQAEKLIKDGADIIDIGGESTRPGHEQISEEEEIARVVPVIERISKELDTIISIDTYKYKVAEAALKAGAHIVNDIWGLQYDKGEMAELVKKYDVPLVAMHNQNNKIYEKDIILSMRKFFKRTYEIADKYEIDREKIILDPGIGFGKDIELNLEVLSRMEELRDLGRILLGTSRKRFIGTILNDAPVDQRVEGTVATTVIGIEKGADIVRVHDVLENKRAAMVADRILRR
- a CDS encoding SIMPL domain-containing protein produces the protein MLKKCWFLLLIILSFSAYGEDNNSLYQLEKLRYEIEKEQYKGEYVIIGKLNDIIGEGTVNLNPEFFVMNFGLKTEESSVAFGNDKENKIKASEENAKTIKEFKDYLISIGVKPENIATTRYTSNTASKSVVSQSASVNHEIKVKFDISTDVGAVLKKIEPTDIRYIGDIVYGVSEKTKKEAKLKAYEIAMEDAVNQAKILTKTGNSQLGDLRNVYENKGASVNRVENRIANFNMKAKSTESISKSEAPIPISVTQDFKISVTLVCSFDMVKKVK
- a CDS encoding DUF421 domain-containing protein, with the protein product MISFYDVFIKLGLGILCLTFQINLMGKGNLAPTSAMDQVQNYVLGGIIGGVIYNRSITTLEFFLVLIIWTLLIFGLKFIKIHNRYAKRLLDGRPVTLILNGNILTDECMKYGISANDLTFKLRSAGVYHISSLKRVVLEQNGQFTIVQIDEKDNIKYPLIADGQINEDVLELIQKDKEWVFEKLKESDFELSQVYIGEYISKKLIIYPYKTGKK
- a CDS encoding DUF3290 domain-containing protein, which translates into the protein MLFYTYQYFENQSKINNIFKYLIGFVILLFFFFTIIKYLQNRLSSKYRDLIIISILSIILMLGIEYTHYSRSKAVSAQTSQAVYFLKELSKEENIPIEKILANSTYLYNGMIIKMNEDYYRVNFNNSFQFYSLDKVKLLNLNIEIIDK
- a CDS encoding SMI1/KNR4 family protein; this encodes MEIKIIKEKLEKLIKLDKDFSIFGSSSHEYIINPKLTEEEIQNFEEKNQITLPDEYREYLKNIGNGGAGPFYGLLELEDNDNNLMDLSMEFPYTYDKPLKLFEVYETMDEMDDENEEEQEQFLNEIYEKSVRGIIFLTHEGCGMYSVLVVKGEEYGNVWYFDFANDAGVYPLTSEKTGKSMRFFEWMELWIDKSLACVEKGEEELKGYAFYIKDIGEE
- a CDS encoding nitrogenase component 1, whose amino-acid sequence is MSLCRNYPTPSNRMAVMWSLMPIKNSVVLEYGPAGTTHFGAGFYGSFDIDLENSLFTTHISEDDIIMGDVSRLEKAILEVDENYKPEVIFIVASAVVAVIGTDIKGVCTYMQDKVKAKLICFDDGGFGGDYTMGIENTYTLFVKEFALPENPIKNLDKYNILGASAASYRIRSDIWEIKDLMKRSFNMENGVTLGLEAGIEDLKNMGGAALNIVLRKEALPAAKLLKEKFGTPYIYQCPYGYTGTLEWINEMAEILSKEINIPFKKQLEEKIKDVRDMSRMMMATRMRIQPTASIIGDYDIIIGLSNFCKEFGFIIDKKICNHSLKNIDTENENIVSYKKEKDKINDLKNIKGQLVFGDEISIGICDNSNTKVCVSFPYPSKTQIATHLPFMGERGTDYLMEIIREYFSNMR